From one Azospirillum ramasamyi genomic stretch:
- a CDS encoding LysE family translocator, with protein sequence MTLPLDPHLLQLYMIAVCVLVLAPGPDSLLVLTRSIADGRQAGVVATLGICVGNMVHALLAAAGISALIAASTTLFDMLRYAGGAYLAWIGLRSLWNVWTSRGAEPAPAVETPASARAGRVFVQALLTNLLNPKVILFQLAFVPQFIAPALGHVALQTFILGSIISVLGGIYLAGIAALSAGAARRVLSSPRVRAALDGIAGVLFLGFALRLLLTDRKFA encoded by the coding sequence ATGACCCTGCCGCTCGACCCCCATCTGCTGCAACTCTACATGATCGCCGTCTGTGTCCTGGTCCTGGCGCCGGGGCCGGATTCGCTGCTGGTGCTGACCCGCAGCATCGCCGACGGCCGTCAGGCCGGGGTGGTGGCGACGCTGGGCATCTGTGTCGGCAACATGGTGCATGCGCTGCTGGCCGCCGCCGGCATCTCCGCCCTGATCGCGGCCTCGACCACGCTGTTCGACATGCTGCGCTATGCCGGCGGCGCCTATCTGGCGTGGATCGGCCTGCGGTCGCTGTGGAACGTCTGGACCAGCCGGGGCGCCGAGCCCGCCCCCGCGGTGGAGACGCCGGCCTCCGCCCGCGCCGGCCGTGTGTTCGTCCAGGCGCTGCTGACGAACCTGCTGAACCCGAAGGTCATCCTGTTCCAGCTGGCCTTCGTCCCGCAATTCATCGCCCCCGCCCTGGGCCATGTGGCGCTGCAGACCTTCATCCTCGGCAGCATCATCTCGGTGCTGGGCGGCATCTATCTGGCCGGCATCGCCGCGCTCAGCGCCGGCGCCGCCCGCCGCGTGCTGTCCAGCCCGCGGGTGCGCGCGGCGCTGGACGGCATCGCCGGGGTGCTGTTCCTGGGCTTCGCGCTGCGCCTGCTGCTGACGGACCGGAAGTTCGCGTGA